TAAAAAGGGGCATTTGGAAACGTAATTTTCTATTATTTCCAATGCAAGAAACTCATCGTCGACGGCAATACAGTTGATCATCACGCAGGTTTGTCAAGTTGAATGGTAAGGTCGGCATCAAATGAATCCTGTTCCTGCTGCAAAGACAGTTCGTGCGCCGCCGGGTAGAGCAATGCGAGCCGCCGCCGCAGATTAGCAATACCCAGTCCGCCGGATACCTCCGGTCCCGCGGCCCTCATTTTGTTGCTCGTATGAACCCGGAGTACATTATCCATCAATCGAACCGAAACAGCGATTGGTGACGATCCGTGCTTAAAAACATTCTCGATTAACGGCAAAAGCAGCAGTGGCGGGACCATGACATCGTGCAACTCCCCGGAAGTTTCAAAGCGGGTCCCATCTCCCGATTTACTACGCATTTCATACATGGCAACATAGGTCTGTATCATATTGATCTCCTTTTCAAGCGGGACCAGTTGGGTATTGGTCTCATACAAAAGATAGCGCATCATTTCGGAAATACGCAGGATAGCAGCGGGTGTCTCCGGGGCCTGCCGTAACGAGAGCGCATAGAGGTTGTTGAGCGAGTTAAAGAGAAAATGCGGATTGATCTGCGCTTTTAGCACTGCGAGTTCGGATTTGAGATATTCATTTTCTTTTTCCCTATCCTTACGAAGCTTCCGGTACCAATCCACGCTCAGCCGTACAACCAACGCAAACAAAGCAAAGACCATATAATTGCTGATCCTGATCAACAGTGGCGAAAAATCACCACTGAATATCCGCCCGGAAAAATACCCCGGGTGTAAAAGGGCGTCTTCGAAGGCGATCGCAATCGTAGCTATCAGCACCATTGCCAATATATTTTCGGCCAGAAAACGCAGCAGGCTTCGGCGTGGAAGAATTCGCGGGATGAGGTAGGTGTAATTCAGGTAAAAACTGCCGGCATGGGTCGCCAATGCTAATCCGTAATGCGTAAAAAACACATTGGGCGATGTGCGGGCGTAGTTGCCGTAAAAAACAACGGTCGCATAAATCCCCCAGGCCAGCAAATGCAGCAATACCGGAAGTTTTTTTTCCAGCAGCGGTTGCCATGCCTCATTCGTCGGTTCAATCATATGCGAGTATACCGATTTTGACGCTTACCCGAAAAAATTAGCGCCAACGCACACTTTTCATCTGCCAACATGCAGATTTTACCGATCACTCAATGCCATTTTCTCTCATGGCTTTCGCATTGTTTCTTCTTCTTATTTTGGAAACGAAAAAACCTGAGAACAGGAACAATGTGGTAAAGCATGAAATATTAATCAGCGACTCCAAATAATGTGTCAACCGCAACCCGGGTTCGACGTAGCTGGCAAACAAGGCCAGCCCTGCGATACTCAAAGCAAAAAAGCTAAGAAAAAACATCCGGAACATATCCACCCAGCTAGCGGTATAGGATTGGCCGGCAATCCATCTGCCGGTATAAACACTGCCTAGAAACAGAAAATAGCCAAAAACACTGCCCGGCAGGTTTACCAGCTGCTGCGCCATGGAAAGCGCCAGGGTGATCAGGCAAAACAGGATATGTAGTTTAATATCAGTCCGCATAATTTCTTCTTTTTCAGTAATCCAATTTGCAAAAATCGCCTGGTAAATCAAATAGGTTTTAGGAGTGAGGTAGTGTGTTAGTCTCATGAAAAACAAGATGCCTCCTGGCCCAAGAATTTAGCTTGCATATCCCAAATCTCTAAGCTGCTGAATTTGCTCCGTCAATTGAATGGTTTTGCCTTCCAAATTCAGTAAATACACATGATCGCAAATGGCTAACACATCCCGGTAATAATGGTCTGTAATGAGGATACCCTTTATCTTCTTTAATTCCGCAAGCCAGACCCTCAATGTTTCAATATGCAGAGGCATTAAATTCGAGAAAGGTTCATCCAAGATAATGAAGGATGCAGGACAAGCTATTACCGCTATGGTTTCGACTAAACGCTGCTGACCACCCGACAGCTGGTTTGAACGATAAGGTAGCAACTGCTCTATTTCCGGGAAATGGCAGATCGCTTCATCCACCGGAGATTGGTAAAGCTTTAAAACTTCCTCTACTTTTAAATGACCAGGAATAAATGACTT
The genomic region above belongs to Dyadobacter pollutisoli and contains:
- a CDS encoding ATP-binding cassette domain-containing protein translates to MDHNSKPDRRMRLEVDGVLLEYKHRKILQNVYLKIEAGEVTGLLGRNGSGKSSLFEVIYGIRSAQNSSVRIDGEFIRKGYQHKNLMAYLPQKSFIPGHLKVEEVLKLYQSPVDEAICHFPEIEQLLPYRSNQLSGGQQRLVETIAVIACPASFIILDEPFSNLMPLHIETLRVWLAELKKIKGILITDHYYRDVLAICDHVYLLNLEGKTIQLTEQIQQLRDLGYAS
- a CDS encoding sensor histidine kinase, which encodes MIEPTNEAWQPLLEKKLPVLLHLLAWGIYATVVFYGNYARTSPNVFFTHYGLALATHAGSFYLNYTYLIPRILPRRSLLRFLAENILAMVLIATIAIAFEDALLHPGYFSGRIFSGDFSPLLIRISNYMVFALFALVVRLSVDWYRKLRKDREKENEYLKSELAVLKAQINPHFLFNSLNNLYALSLRQAPETPAAILRISEMMRYLLYETNTQLVPLEKEINMIQTYVAMYEMRSKSGDGTRFETSGELHDVMVPPLLLLPLIENVFKHGSSPIAVSVRLMDNVLRVHTSNKMRAAGPEVSGGLGIANLRRRLALLYPAAHELSLQQEQDSFDADLTIQLDKPA